A genome region from Mycobacterium sp. 3519A includes the following:
- a CDS encoding class II 3-deoxy-7-phosphoheptulonate synthase, translating into MNWTVDVPIDQLPPLPPLPDDLRHRLDAALAKPAAQQPSWDAESAKVMRTVLESVPPVTVPAEIERLRGLLADVARGEAFLLQGGDCAETFTDNTEPHIRANIRTLLQMAVVLTYGASMPVVKVARIAGQYAKPRSSDLDALGLKSYRGDMINGFAPDAAAREHDASRLVRAYANASAAMNLVRALTASGLASLHAVHDWNREFVRTSPAGARYEALAGEIDRGLTFMSACGVDDRNLQTAEIYASHEALVLDYERAMLRLSTEYPLETPEPRLYDLSAHYVWIGERTRQLDGAHVAFAEVIANPIGVKIGPTMTPELAVEYVERLDPHNQPGRLTLVSRLGNNKVRDLLPPIIEKVQATGHQVIWQCDPMHGNTHESSTGYKTRHFDRIVDEVQGFFEVHRALGTHPGGIHVEITGENVTECLGGAQDISDTDLAGRYETACDPRLNTQQSLELAFLVAEMLRD; encoded by the coding sequence GTGAACTGGACCGTCGACGTACCCATCGACCAGCTGCCACCGCTGCCGCCACTGCCGGATGACCTGCGGCATCGGCTGGATGCCGCGCTGGCCAAGCCCGCGGCGCAGCAGCCAAGCTGGGACGCCGAATCGGCCAAGGTGATGCGCACGGTGCTGGAAAGTGTCCCGCCGGTGACGGTGCCCGCCGAGATCGAGCGGCTGCGCGGACTGCTTGCCGACGTTGCCCGCGGCGAAGCGTTCCTGCTGCAGGGTGGCGACTGCGCCGAGACGTTCACCGACAACACCGAACCCCACATTCGTGCCAACATCCGCACCCTGCTGCAGATGGCGGTGGTGCTGACCTACGGCGCCAGCATGCCGGTGGTCAAGGTCGCCAGGATCGCGGGTCAGTACGCCAAGCCGCGGTCGTCGGACCTCGACGCGCTGGGCCTGAAGTCCTACCGCGGCGACATGATCAACGGCTTCGCCCCCGATGCTGCCGCCCGCGAACACGATGCGTCGCGACTGGTGCGCGCCTACGCCAACGCCAGCGCGGCGATGAATTTGGTGCGCGCGCTCACCGCGTCGGGCCTGGCGTCGTTGCACGCGGTGCACGACTGGAACCGCGAATTCGTCCGGACCTCGCCCGCGGGCGCCCGCTACGAGGCGCTGGCCGGTGAGATCGATCGCGGGCTGACGTTCATGAGCGCCTGCGGCGTCGACGACCGCAACCTGCAGACCGCCGAAATCTACGCCAGCCATGAGGCTTTGGTGCTCGACTATGAGCGGGCCATGCTGCGGCTTTCGACGGAATACCCCTTGGAGACTCCCGAGCCGCGGTTGTACGACCTGTCCGCGCACTACGTGTGGATCGGCGAGCGCACCCGCCAACTCGACGGTGCGCACGTCGCGTTCGCCGAGGTGATCGCGAACCCGATCGGCGTCAAGATCGGCCCGACCATGACGCCGGAACTCGCGGTCGAGTACGTCGAGCGGCTGGACCCGCACAACCAGCCGGGGCGGCTGACGCTGGTCAGCAGGCTGGGCAACAACAAGGTGCGCGACCTGCTGCCGCCGATCATCGAGAAGGTCCAGGCCACTGGTCATCAGGTGATCTGGCAATGCGACCCGATGCACGGCAACACCCACGAGAGCTCCACCGGCTACAAGACCCGCCACTTCGACCGCATCGTCGACGAGGTGCAGGGCTTCTTCGAGGTGCACCGCGCGCTTGGCACCCATCCGGGCGGCATCCACGTCGAGATCACCGGCGAGAACGTCACCGAGTGTCTCGGCGGGGCGCAGGACATCTCGGATACCGACCTGGCCGGTCGCTACGAGACGGCCTGCGACCCGAGGCTCAACACTCAGCAGAGTCTGGAGCTGGCGTTTTTGGTCGCGGAGATGCTCCGCGATTGA
- a CDS encoding SRPBCC family protein: MADKTAQTIYIDADPSTVMDVIADIGSYPDWVAEYKETEVLEADAEGYPKTARLVLDATVLKDTMVLSYDWPKDRKSVKWSLVSSSLLKSLDGAYRLVPKGSGTDVTYELSVDLIIPMIGLLKRKAERRLTDTALKDLKKRVETD, translated from the coding sequence GTGGCGGACAAGACGGCGCAGACCATCTACATCGATGCCGATCCTTCCACCGTGATGGACGTCATCGCCGATATCGGCTCCTACCCGGACTGGGTCGCCGAGTACAAGGAGACCGAGGTGCTCGAGGCCGACGCCGAGGGTTACCCGAAGACCGCCCGCCTGGTGCTGGACGCCACCGTCCTGAAGGACACCATGGTGCTGTCCTACGACTGGCCCAAGGACCGCAAGTCGGTGAAGTGGAGCCTGGTGTCCAGCTCGCTGCTGAAGTCGCTGGACGGCGCATATCGGTTGGTGCCCAAGGGTTCCGGTACCGACGTCACCTACGAACTTTCGGTCGATCTGATCATCCCGATGATCGGGCTGCTCAAACGCAAAGCCGAGCGCAGGTTGACCGACACCGCACTGAAGGACCTCAAGAAACGAGTCGAGACTGACTGA
- a CDS encoding glycosyltransferase 87 family protein yields the protein MSNRRSPGGAVWWPTLAWRLFQLLTLAALVWAGWRLLGHIPYRIDIDVYRMGGRAWLDGRPLYADGAMFHTRGGLDLPFTYPPLAAVAFAPFAWLTLNVASVAITLTTLVLLIASTVIVLTGLDVMASPVRRCWLAAAIVAPAIIYLEPIRSNFDFGQINVVLMTLVIADCVPRRTPWPRGMLLGVAIALKLTPAVFLLYFLLRRDTRALLVTVASAAVATLAGFAFAWKDSWEYWTDTVRNTDRIGTATLNTNQNIAGALARLGLAEGERFVLWIVACFAVLGLTVWAVRRVLRADQPVLALICVAMFGLVVSPVSWSHHWVWALPSLVVMIVTAVRLRHVGLAVVAAVGIALMVWTPIPLMPEHHETSASLWRQLAGGSYAWWAIALIAVAGTVSAGWATRPVSPQLLPASAPAA from the coding sequence ATGAGTAATCGGCGGTCGCCCGGCGGGGCTGTTTGGTGGCCCACACTCGCCTGGCGGCTGTTTCAATTGCTCACCCTGGCGGCCCTGGTGTGGGCGGGTTGGCGGCTGCTAGGCCACATCCCGTACCGCATCGACATCGACGTGTACCGAATGGGCGGGCGCGCGTGGCTCGACGGCCGTCCCCTCTACGCCGACGGCGCGATGTTCCACACCCGCGGCGGCCTCGACCTGCCGTTCACCTATCCGCCGCTGGCGGCGGTCGCGTTCGCGCCGTTCGCCTGGCTGACGCTGAACGTAGCCAGTGTCGCGATCACGCTGACCACGCTGGTGCTGCTGATCGCGTCGACGGTGATCGTGCTGACCGGGCTCGACGTGATGGCCTCACCGGTGCGCCGCTGCTGGCTGGCGGCCGCGATCGTCGCGCCCGCGATCATCTACCTGGAACCCATCCGGTCGAACTTCGACTTCGGTCAGATCAACGTCGTGCTGATGACGCTGGTAATCGCCGACTGCGTGCCGCGCAGGACGCCGTGGCCGCGCGGCATGCTGCTCGGCGTCGCGATCGCGCTGAAGCTCACTCCCGCTGTGTTTCTCCTCTATTTCCTGCTCCGCCGCGATACCCGCGCGTTGCTGGTCACCGTCGCCTCGGCGGCGGTGGCCACACTTGCCGGTTTCGCGTTCGCCTGGAAGGACTCGTGGGAGTACTGGACCGACACGGTCCGCAACACCGACCGGATCGGCACCGCGACGCTGAACACCAACCAGAACATCGCGGGCGCGCTGGCCCGGTTGGGTCTGGCCGAGGGCGAGCGGTTCGTGCTGTGGATCGTGGCCTGCTTCGCGGTCCTCGGTCTGACGGTGTGGGCGGTGCGTCGGGTGCTGCGCGCCGACCAACCGGTGCTCGCGCTGATCTGCGTGGCGATGTTCGGGCTCGTGGTGTCGCCGGTGTCGTGGTCGCACCACTGGGTGTGGGCGCTACCGAGCCTGGTGGTGATGATCGTGACGGCGGTGCGGCTGCGGCACGTCGGCCTCGCCGTGGTGGCCGCCGTGGGTATCGCGTTGATGGTGTGGACGCCTATTCCGTTGATGCCCGAGCACCATGAGACGTCGGCGTCACTGTGGCGTCAGCTGGCAGGCGGGTCGTATGCCTGGTGGGCGATCGCGCTGATCGCGGTGGCGGGCACGGTGTCCGCCGGCTGGGCCACGCGTCCGGTCAGCCCGCAGCTGCTTCCGGCATCCGCGCCGGCGGCTTGA
- a CDS encoding 1-acyl-sn-glycerol-3-phosphate acyltransferase: MWYWLFKYIFMGPLLSLLGRPKVEGLEYVPHSGPMILASNHLAVADSFYLPLVVSRRITFLAKAEYFTGTGIKGWFTRWFYTVAGQVPIDRTDADSAKSALDTAQRILNEGKLLGMYPEGTRSPDGRLYKGKTGLARLALESGVPVIPVAMIGTNVVNPPGSKMWRFGRVRVKFGKPMDFSRFEGLAGNRFIERAVIDEVMYELMRLSGQEYVDLYAADVKEGKGEAALKPPARMPEAAAG, from the coding sequence ATGTGGTACTGGCTTTTCAAGTACATCTTCATGGGCCCGTTGCTGTCTTTGCTGGGACGTCCGAAAGTCGAAGGGCTGGAATATGTTCCGCACTCCGGCCCGATGATCCTCGCCAGTAATCACCTCGCCGTCGCCGACAGCTTCTATCTGCCGCTGGTCGTGTCGCGCCGGATCACCTTTCTGGCCAAGGCCGAATACTTCACCGGCACCGGCATCAAAGGGTGGTTCACCCGCTGGTTTTACACCGTCGCCGGCCAGGTGCCGATCGACCGCACGGACGCCGACAGCGCGAAGAGCGCGCTGGACACCGCGCAGCGGATCCTGAACGAAGGCAAGTTGCTGGGCATGTACCCGGAGGGCACCCGGTCGCCCGACGGGCGGCTGTACAAGGGCAAGACCGGCCTGGCCCGGCTCGCGCTGGAGTCAGGCGTGCCCGTGATTCCGGTCGCGATGATCGGAACCAACGTCGTCAACCCGCCCGGCAGCAAGATGTGGCGGTTCGGCCGGGTCCGGGTGAAGTTCGGCAAGCCGATGGACTTCAGCCGGTTCGAGGGCCTGGCAGGCAACCGGTTCATCGAGCGCGCCGTCATCGACGAAGTGATGTACGAGCTGATGCGGCTGTCCGGTCAGGAGTACGTCGACCTGTACGCCGCCGATGTCAAAGAGGGAAAAGGTGAGGCGGCGCTCAAGCCGCCGGCGCGGATGCCGGAAGCAGCTGCGGGCTGA
- a CDS encoding FAD-dependent monooxygenase: MTESVLGVLVVGAGPTGLTVANELARHGIVPRIVDRNPAPATTSRALVVQPRTLEIFDDLGVADQAIAAGASAASLTVTFADKTVELEFADQLTGPQNRTAYPEPRTLSQHDTERILTKLLTKHGVQIDRGLALTDLTQDGEAVTVTLRGEDGSTETLRSRWVIGCDGAHSAVRKATGIAFTGSTYRDEFIMADAELDWQLPHGGLYGFPSSAGIFAAFSMPGENRYRIFGNFPPGPQGPSAEYSEPTHEEFQAMVDERVPFPATVVKEHWVTRYRVHSRTVPRYREGRVFLVGDAAHVHSPAGAQGMNTGIQDAYNLAWKLALVERGIADAGLLDTYEQERHPVGVQLLKTTDRLFSVFGGQNPLARLARGRVAPLLASHLLTQSWLRRRFIGVLAQLRIRYPESALNAEDGSGWRHAPAPGDRAREADVTIGGAPSHLYEVFRGTRHTVLLFTGLDDEARPAVELCRIAEQLEQAYPGLVTARVVTAERYADHAAALGDPTRAAHRQYGVTAPSAFVIRPDKYVGYRGRPVDAEELLADLARRLPSRAATPPQLNRGASPPQFNRGASPRPKTPAPDSAEC, from the coding sequence ATGACGGAATCAGTGCTTGGCGTGCTGGTCGTGGGCGCGGGCCCGACCGGACTGACGGTGGCCAACGAATTGGCGCGACACGGCATCGTGCCGCGGATCGTCGACCGCAACCCAGCACCCGCGACGACATCCCGGGCACTGGTCGTCCAGCCGAGAACGCTGGAGATCTTCGACGACCTCGGCGTGGCCGATCAGGCGATCGCGGCGGGCGCCTCGGCGGCCAGCCTGACGGTCACCTTCGCGGACAAGACGGTCGAGTTGGAGTTCGCCGACCAGTTGACCGGGCCGCAGAACCGCACCGCCTATCCCGAACCGCGCACGCTGTCGCAGCACGACACCGAGCGCATCCTCACCAAACTGCTGACCAAGCACGGTGTCCAGATCGACCGTGGCCTGGCGCTGACCGATCTGACACAGGACGGCGAGGCGGTGACAGTGACGCTGCGCGGCGAGGACGGGTCGACTGAGACGCTGCGCTCTCGGTGGGTGATCGGCTGCGACGGCGCCCACAGCGCAGTCCGCAAGGCCACGGGCATCGCGTTCACGGGGTCGACGTATCGCGACGAGTTCATCATGGCCGACGCCGAACTCGACTGGCAGCTGCCGCACGGTGGGCTATACGGATTCCCTAGTTCCGCAGGCATTTTCGCCGCCTTCTCGATGCCGGGCGAGAATCGGTATCGGATCTTCGGCAACTTCCCGCCCGGCCCGCAGGGCCCCAGCGCCGAATACAGCGAACCGACCCACGAGGAGTTCCAGGCGATGGTCGACGAGCGTGTCCCGTTCCCGGCCACGGTCGTCAAGGAACACTGGGTGACCCGCTACCGCGTGCACAGTCGCACCGTGCCGAGGTACCGCGAGGGGCGGGTATTCCTCGTCGGCGACGCCGCACATGTGCACAGCCCTGCCGGCGCGCAGGGCATGAACACCGGCATCCAAGACGCATACAACCTGGCCTGGAAGCTCGCCCTGGTCGAACGCGGGATCGCCGACGCCGGACTACTGGACACCTATGAGCAGGAACGCCACCCGGTCGGCGTCCAACTGCTCAAGACCACCGATCGCCTCTTCTCGGTGTTCGGCGGGCAGAACCCGCTGGCACGACTGGCCAGGGGCCGGGTCGCGCCGTTGCTCGCCAGCCATCTGCTCACCCAGTCCTGGTTGCGCAGGCGGTTCATCGGCGTGCTCGCGCAGTTGCGGATCCGCTATCCGGAAAGCGCGCTCAACGCCGAGGACGGTTCGGGTTGGCGCCACGCGCCCGCCCCCGGTGACCGGGCCCGCGAGGCCGACGTCACGATCGGCGGCGCACCAAGTCACCTCTACGAGGTGTTCCGCGGCACCCGGCACACCGTGTTGCTGTTCACGGGCCTCGACGACGAGGCCCGGCCTGCCGTCGAACTGTGCCGGATCGCCGAACAACTCGAGCAGGCCTACCCGGGCCTGGTCACGGCGCGCGTAGTCACCGCGGAACGGTACGCGGATCATGCTGCGGCCCTTGGTGATCCGACTCGGGCGGCGCACCGTCAGTACGGGGTCACTGCGCCGAGCGCATTCGTGATCCGGCCCGACAAGTACGTCGGATACCGCGGCCGTCCTGTCGACGCCGAGGAGTTGCTGGCCGACCTGGCGCGCCGACTGCCTAGTCGCGCAGCAACTCCGCCCCAGCTCAATCGCGGAGCATCTCCGCCCCAGTTCAATCGCGGAGCATCTCCGCGACCAAAAACGCCAGCTCCAGACTCTGCTGAGTGTTGA
- a CDS encoding polyadenylate-specific 3'-exoribonuclease AS, with translation MRYFYDTEFIDNGRTIELISIGVAAEDGREYYAISTEFDPERAGSWVRKHVLPKLPSPASPLWRSRRQIRMDLEDFFGVDGDEPIELWAWVGAYDHVVLCQLWGPMTDLPPAIPRFTRELRQFWEDRGSPRMPPRPRDAHDALVDAKHNLVRFRLMTSGEVPAQR, from the coding sequence GTGCGGTACTTCTACGACACCGAATTCATCGACAACGGCCGCACCATCGAGTTGATCTCGATCGGCGTCGCGGCCGAAGACGGCCGCGAATATTACGCCATCTCAACGGAATTCGACCCCGAGCGAGCCGGCAGCTGGGTGCGTAAGCATGTGCTCCCCAAGCTGCCGTCGCCGGCGTCGCCGCTGTGGCGCTCGCGTCGGCAGATCCGGATGGATCTGGAGGATTTCTTCGGGGTGGACGGCGACGAGCCGATCGAGTTGTGGGCCTGGGTCGGCGCCTACGACCACGTGGTGCTGTGCCAGCTGTGGGGCCCGATGACCGACCTGCCGCCCGCGATCCCGCGCTTCACCCGGGAGTTGCGGCAGTTCTGGGAGGACCGCGGGTCGCCGCGGATGCCGCCGCGGCCCCGGGACGCCCATGACGCCCTGGTCGACGCGAAGCACAACCTGGTGCGATTTCGCCTGATGACTAGCGGGGAAGTGCCAGCCCAGCGGTGA
- a CDS encoding ArsA family ATPase, with protein sequence MTESGAPTSARISLFVGKGGVGKSTLATATAVRDARAGQRVLIVSTDQAHSTGDVLGCTIAPTGLREPTRVLADDADAGGGFLDALALDTLALLAARWAEIAGLLADRFPESELGDVAPEELSALPGIQEVLGLHEVGELAASGLWDHVVVDCASTADALRMLTLPATFGLYLERAWPRHRRLSSDDARAAAIVALIERISAGTEQLGALLTDGERVSAHLVMTAERVVAAEAVRTLGSLALMGLRIDELIVNQILVQDDSYEYRNLPDHPAFDWYAERISDQQAVLDQLDDTIGDVQLVLVPHLAGEPIGPKALGELLDCARRRDGSPPPGPLRPIVDRESGTGLESVYRLRLELPQVDSAALTLGRVDDDLIIGAGGMRRRVRLASVLRRCIVMDAQLKGSELTVRFRPNPEVWPA encoded by the coding sequence CTGACTGAGTCTGGCGCCCCGACCAGTGCCCGGATCAGTCTCTTCGTCGGCAAGGGCGGGGTAGGTAAGTCGACATTGGCCACCGCCACCGCGGTGCGCGACGCGCGCGCCGGGCAACGGGTGCTGATCGTCTCGACCGACCAGGCGCATTCGACCGGAGACGTGCTCGGTTGCACGATCGCTCCGACGGGGCTGCGCGAACCCACCCGAGTGCTCGCGGACGACGCCGATGCGGGCGGCGGCTTCCTCGACGCGCTCGCACTGGACACGCTGGCTCTGCTCGCCGCGCGGTGGGCCGAGATCGCGGGCCTGTTGGCCGACCGGTTCCCCGAGTCCGAGTTGGGAGACGTTGCGCCGGAAGAACTCTCGGCCCTTCCCGGCATTCAGGAGGTGCTCGGTCTGCACGAGGTCGGCGAACTGGCGGCCTCGGGCCTGTGGGACCACGTCGTCGTCGACTGCGCGTCCACCGCCGACGCCTTGCGGATGCTGACCCTGCCCGCGACGTTCGGCCTGTACCTGGAACGCGCATGGCCGCGGCACCGCCGGTTGTCCAGCGACGATGCCCGCGCCGCGGCCATCGTCGCGCTGATCGAACGCATCAGCGCAGGGACCGAACAGTTGGGTGCGCTGCTGACCGACGGCGAACGCGTCAGCGCCCACCTGGTGATGACGGCCGAACGGGTGGTCGCCGCGGAGGCGGTCCGCACGCTGGGGTCGCTGGCCCTGATGGGGTTGCGGATCGACGAGCTGATCGTCAATCAGATTCTGGTGCAAGACGATTCATACGAGTACCGCAATCTTCCCGACCACCCGGCGTTCGACTGGTATGCCGAACGCATCTCGGATCAGCAGGCCGTGCTCGACCAGCTGGACGACACCATCGGCGACGTGCAACTGGTGCTGGTGCCGCACCTCGCGGGCGAGCCGATCGGGCCGAAGGCGCTCGGTGAGCTGCTGGACTGCGCCCGGCGGCGCGACGGATCGCCGCCGCCAGGGCCGCTGCGGCCGATCGTGGACCGCGAATCCGGAACGGGACTCGAATCGGTGTATCGGTTGCGGCTAGAGTTGCCGCAGGTCGATTCCGCCGCCTTGACGCTGGGCCGGGTCGACGACGACTTGATCATCGGCGCGGGCGGTATGCGGCGTCGGGTTCGGCTGGCGTCCGTCCTGCGGCGGTGCATCGTGATGGACGCGCAGCTGAAGGGCAGCGAACTGACCGTGCGATTTCGACCGAATCCGGAGGTGTGGCCAGCATGA